The window GGCGACGGCGGCTCGGCTCGGTCAACCGATGGATCGGACGGGGAAGAAATTGCTCGCCCCGGTGCCGCGGCCGGAGAAGATCTTTTGTATTGGCTTGAATTATGCCGACCATGCTCGCGAAACAGGGAAAGAGCCGCCGCCTGAGCCGGTGGTTTTCTGCAAGTTTGCGACCGCCGTGCGTGCCGACGGCGATTCCATCGTGCTGCCGCGGCTGTCGAATCGAGTCGATTATGATGCTGAACTTGTGGCGATCATCGGCGTTGGCGGGCGGCATATACCCCAAGCCAAGGCGC of the Pirellulales bacterium genome contains:
- a CDS encoding fumarylacetoacetate hydrolase family protein yields the protein MRLISYVEAGGAQVAAVNHRGDWVDLHAADRDLPASMPDLLALGPDGLRRAATAARLGQPMDRTGKKLLAPVPRPEKIFCIGLNYADHARETGKEPPPEPVVFCKFATAVRADGDSIVLPRLSNRVDYDAELVAIIGVGGRHIPQAKA